In Microplitis mediator isolate UGA2020A chromosome 2, iyMicMedi2.1, whole genome shotgun sequence, a single window of DNA contains:
- the LOC130678471 gene encoding peptide transporter family 1-like isoform X3 has protein sequence MRTILSLYLSTKLEYSDDTATVIYHIFTMLVYLFPLIGGIIADSLLGKFKTILYLSIVYAIGQLLLSASAAPTFGLPIREFSILSLLLIALGSGGIKPCVAAFGGDQFILPQQEKVFATFFSVYYFAINLGSLISTFATPELRHGIKCFGDQTCYSVAFFVPAILMISSIVIFVLGKPMYRIKKPEGNVILSVTKCIYHAIYKKMSMRKITRDHWLDHADDKYDAKLISDIKTTLKVIKLLIPLSLFWALYDQQGSRWIFQATRMDGQIGSFVLKADQMPVVNPLFIAIFIPIFETCIYPLMAKIKFINTPLKKMVAGGFLGGLAFIVSGIVELQLEKTYPVLPSSGLAQLRLFNPNNCDIGIKLNNNQSFDISPFAMWQDTNINTIGDKSIEYEANFSQCGFEKLNRGLLNLTEKKAMSYALIPDSSPYEYQDHVNKTEIGNPAVRVLTYNTLDTPAIVQIINSKDKILYKSVVTGKVEHSLFVPLDTGNYRVEVNGVSNEIVLHMGGVYTVQAYASKELTTAKIVTVTQPNSMHILWLIPQYVIITIGEVMLAITGFEFAFTQAPISMKSLVQAGWLFTAALGNFIVVIVTEAKIFDRQANEFFLFAGLMIVDMMIFSVMAKFYRYIVVNDSDDKITDKSNGTTLKDYGENNLSFTKNDE, from the exons ATGCGAA cAATACTGTCCTTGTACCTGAGTACTAAATTAGAGTACAGTGATGACACGGCTACAGTTATCTATCATATATTCACAATGTTGGTGTACTTATTCCCGCTAATAGGTGGAATTATCGCAGACTCATTACTCGGCAAGTTCAAGACCATTCTGTATTTGAGTATCGTTTATGCGATTGGACAACTTTTACTATCGGCAAGTGCCGCGCCGACTTTCGGGCTGCCTATCAG agaattttcaattttgagTTTGCTTCTGATTGCGCTGGGTTCTGGTGGAATAAAACCATGCGTCGCGGCTTTTGGTGGGGATCAGTTTATTCTCCCCCAGCAGGAAAAAGTGTTTGCAACGTTTTTCTCTGTTTATTACTTTGCTATTAATTTAGGTTCGTTGATCTCGACGTTTGCTACTCCAGAATTGCGACATGGCATTAAATGTTTCGGCGACCAAACTTGTTACTCTGTTGCATTTTTTGTTCCGgctattttaatgatttcatCAATTG TTATTTTTGTACTTGGAAAACCGATGTACAGAATAAAGAAACCCGAAGGAAATGTTATTTTGAGTGTCACCAAATGTATTTAT CATGcgatctataaaaaaatgagcATGAGAAAAATAACCCGTGATCACTGGCTAGATCATGCGGATGATAAATACGACGCAAAGTTGATTTCTGACATAAAGACAACGCTTAAAGTTATCAAACTTCTTATACCGTTGTCACTTTTTTGGGCGCTGTACGACCAGCAGGGATCGCGGTGGATATTCCAGGCGACGAGGATGGATGGCCAGATCGGGAGTTTCGTTCTAAAAGCCGACCAAATGCCAGTTGTCAATCCACTATTCATCGCTATATTCATTCCCATTTTTGAGACTTGTATTTATCCTTTAATggctaaaattaaatttataaatacgcCATTAAAGAAAATGGTCGCCGGTGGGTTTCTCGGCGGTCTCGCGTTTATTGTTTCCGGTATCGTGGAACTGCAACTCGAG aaAACATATCCAGTATTACCGTCCAGCGGATTGGCGCAATTGAGGCTGTTCAATCCAAACAATTGTGATAtaggaattaaattaaataataatcaatctTTCGATATATCGCCATTTGCAATGTGGCAAGacacaaatataaatacaattggTGATAAATCAATCGAATACGAAgcaaatttttcacagtgtggttttgaaaaattaaatcgcg GATTATTAAATCTGACTGAAAAGAAAGCGATGTCCTACGCTTTGATACCTGATTCTAGTCCATATGAATATCAAGACCATGTCAATAAAACAGAAATTGGAAATCCAGCAGTACGGGTACTTACATACAATACTCTGGATACTCCAGCAAttgtacaaataataaatagtaaagaTAAAATTCTTTATAAATCAGTAGTGACTGGCAAAGTCGAGCACTCGCTCTTCGTTCCTCTTGATACAGGAAATTACAGAGTCGAAGTGAACGGAGTCAGCAACGAAATAGTATTACATATGGGCGGCGTTTATACCGTCCAGGCATACGCGTCTAAAGAATTGACTACAGCTAAAATAGTGACAGTAACTCAGCCGAATTCAATGCATATCCTCTGGTTGATTCCTCAATACGTGATCATCACCATAGGCGAAGTGATGCTTGCAATTACAGGATTCGAGTTTGCGTTTACTCAGGCTCCCATCAGCATGAAATCTTTAGTGCAAGCCGGTTGGTTGTTTACTGCTGCCTTGGGTAATTTCATTGTCGTGATAGTTACTGAAGCAAAAATCTTCGATAGACAG gcaaATGAATTTTTCCTTTTCGCTGGACTTATGATTGTCGACATGATGATATTTTCAGTCATGGCCAAATTCTATAGATACATTGTCGTCAATGATAGTGATGATAAGATCACTGATAAGAGTAACGGTACGACACTCAAAGACTATggagaaaataatttgtctttcacaaaaaatgatgaataa
- the LOC130678471 gene encoding peptide transporter family 1-like isoform X1 — translation MQRVTEELDSEESIGTKNDSNEKLKYPKSVFFIVSSEFCERFSYYGMRTILSLYLSTKLEYSDDTATVIYHIFTMLVYLFPLIGGIIADSLLGKFKTILYLSIVYAIGQLLLSASAAPTFGLPIREFSILSLLLIALGSGGIKPCVAAFGGDQFILPQQEKVFATFFSVYYFAINLGSLISTFATPELRHGIKCFGDQTCYSVAFFVPAILMISSIVIFVLGKPMYRIKKPEGNVILSVTKCIYHAIYKKMSMRKITRDHWLDHADDKYDAKLISDIKTTLKVIKLLIPLSLFWALYDQQGSRWIFQATRMDGQIGSFVLKADQMPVVNPLFIAIFIPIFETCIYPLMAKIKFINTPLKKMVAGGFLGGLAFIVSGIVELQLEKTYPVLPSSGLAQLRLFNPNNCDIGIKLNNNQSFDISPFAMWQDTNINTIGDKSIEYEANFSQCGFEKLNRGLLNLTEKKAMSYALIPDSSPYEYQDHVNKTEIGNPAVRVLTYNTLDTPAIVQIINSKDKILYKSVVTGKVEHSLFVPLDTGNYRVEVNGVSNEIVLHMGGVYTVQAYASKELTTAKIVTVTQPNSMHILWLIPQYVIITIGEVMLAITGFEFAFTQAPISMKSLVQAGWLFTAALGNFIVVIVTEAKIFDRQANEFFLFAGLMIVDMMIFSVMAKFYRYIVVNDSDDKITDKSNGTTLKDYGENNLSFTKNDE, via the exons atgcaGCGGGTAACGGAAGAACTCG aTTCTGAAGAAAGTATTGGAACTAAAAACGATTCTAAtgag aaacTAAAATATCCGAAGtccgtattctttattgtcaGTAGTGAATTCTGCGAAAGATTTTCTTACTATGGAATGCGAA cAATACTGTCCTTGTACCTGAGTACTAAATTAGAGTACAGTGATGACACGGCTACAGTTATCTATCATATATTCACAATGTTGGTGTACTTATTCCCGCTAATAGGTGGAATTATCGCAGACTCATTACTCGGCAAGTTCAAGACCATTCTGTATTTGAGTATCGTTTATGCGATTGGACAACTTTTACTATCGGCAAGTGCCGCGCCGACTTTCGGGCTGCCTATCAG agaattttcaattttgagTTTGCTTCTGATTGCGCTGGGTTCTGGTGGAATAAAACCATGCGTCGCGGCTTTTGGTGGGGATCAGTTTATTCTCCCCCAGCAGGAAAAAGTGTTTGCAACGTTTTTCTCTGTTTATTACTTTGCTATTAATTTAGGTTCGTTGATCTCGACGTTTGCTACTCCAGAATTGCGACATGGCATTAAATGTTTCGGCGACCAAACTTGTTACTCTGTTGCATTTTTTGTTCCGgctattttaatgatttcatCAATTG TTATTTTTGTACTTGGAAAACCGATGTACAGAATAAAGAAACCCGAAGGAAATGTTATTTTGAGTGTCACCAAATGTATTTAT CATGcgatctataaaaaaatgagcATGAGAAAAATAACCCGTGATCACTGGCTAGATCATGCGGATGATAAATACGACGCAAAGTTGATTTCTGACATAAAGACAACGCTTAAAGTTATCAAACTTCTTATACCGTTGTCACTTTTTTGGGCGCTGTACGACCAGCAGGGATCGCGGTGGATATTCCAGGCGACGAGGATGGATGGCCAGATCGGGAGTTTCGTTCTAAAAGCCGACCAAATGCCAGTTGTCAATCCACTATTCATCGCTATATTCATTCCCATTTTTGAGACTTGTATTTATCCTTTAATggctaaaattaaatttataaatacgcCATTAAAGAAAATGGTCGCCGGTGGGTTTCTCGGCGGTCTCGCGTTTATTGTTTCCGGTATCGTGGAACTGCAACTCGAG aaAACATATCCAGTATTACCGTCCAGCGGATTGGCGCAATTGAGGCTGTTCAATCCAAACAATTGTGATAtaggaattaaattaaataataatcaatctTTCGATATATCGCCATTTGCAATGTGGCAAGacacaaatataaatacaattggTGATAAATCAATCGAATACGAAgcaaatttttcacagtgtggttttgaaaaattaaatcgcg GATTATTAAATCTGACTGAAAAGAAAGCGATGTCCTACGCTTTGATACCTGATTCTAGTCCATATGAATATCAAGACCATGTCAATAAAACAGAAATTGGAAATCCAGCAGTACGGGTACTTACATACAATACTCTGGATACTCCAGCAAttgtacaaataataaatagtaaagaTAAAATTCTTTATAAATCAGTAGTGACTGGCAAAGTCGAGCACTCGCTCTTCGTTCCTCTTGATACAGGAAATTACAGAGTCGAAGTGAACGGAGTCAGCAACGAAATAGTATTACATATGGGCGGCGTTTATACCGTCCAGGCATACGCGTCTAAAGAATTGACTACAGCTAAAATAGTGACAGTAACTCAGCCGAATTCAATGCATATCCTCTGGTTGATTCCTCAATACGTGATCATCACCATAGGCGAAGTGATGCTTGCAATTACAGGATTCGAGTTTGCGTTTACTCAGGCTCCCATCAGCATGAAATCTTTAGTGCAAGCCGGTTGGTTGTTTACTGCTGCCTTGGGTAATTTCATTGTCGTGATAGTTACTGAAGCAAAAATCTTCGATAGACAG gcaaATGAATTTTTCCTTTTCGCTGGACTTATGATTGTCGACATGATGATATTTTCAGTCATGGCCAAATTCTATAGATACATTGTCGTCAATGATAGTGATGATAAGATCACTGATAAGAGTAACGGTACGACACTCAAAGACTATggagaaaataatttgtctttcacaaaaaatgatgaataa
- the LOC130678471 gene encoding peptide transporter family 1-like isoform X2, which yields MNSDEKNDTKKLKYPKSVFFIVSSEFCERFSYYGMRTILSLYLSTKLEYSDDTATVIYHIFTMLVYLFPLIGGIIADSLLGKFKTILYLSIVYAIGQLLLSASAAPTFGLPIREFSILSLLLIALGSGGIKPCVAAFGGDQFILPQQEKVFATFFSVYYFAINLGSLISTFATPELRHGIKCFGDQTCYSVAFFVPAILMISSIVIFVLGKPMYRIKKPEGNVILSVTKCIYHAIYKKMSMRKITRDHWLDHADDKYDAKLISDIKTTLKVIKLLIPLSLFWALYDQQGSRWIFQATRMDGQIGSFVLKADQMPVVNPLFIAIFIPIFETCIYPLMAKIKFINTPLKKMVAGGFLGGLAFIVSGIVELQLEKTYPVLPSSGLAQLRLFNPNNCDIGIKLNNNQSFDISPFAMWQDTNINTIGDKSIEYEANFSQCGFEKLNRGLLNLTEKKAMSYALIPDSSPYEYQDHVNKTEIGNPAVRVLTYNTLDTPAIVQIINSKDKILYKSVVTGKVEHSLFVPLDTGNYRVEVNGVSNEIVLHMGGVYTVQAYASKELTTAKIVTVTQPNSMHILWLIPQYVIITIGEVMLAITGFEFAFTQAPISMKSLVQAGWLFTAALGNFIVVIVTEAKIFDRQANEFFLFAGLMIVDMMIFSVMAKFYRYIVVNDSDDKITDKSNGTTLKDYGENNLSFTKNDE from the exons atgaatagtgatgaaaaaaatgacacaaaa aaacTAAAATATCCGAAGtccgtattctttattgtcaGTAGTGAATTCTGCGAAAGATTTTCTTACTATGGAATGCGAA cAATACTGTCCTTGTACCTGAGTACTAAATTAGAGTACAGTGATGACACGGCTACAGTTATCTATCATATATTCACAATGTTGGTGTACTTATTCCCGCTAATAGGTGGAATTATCGCAGACTCATTACTCGGCAAGTTCAAGACCATTCTGTATTTGAGTATCGTTTATGCGATTGGACAACTTTTACTATCGGCAAGTGCCGCGCCGACTTTCGGGCTGCCTATCAG agaattttcaattttgagTTTGCTTCTGATTGCGCTGGGTTCTGGTGGAATAAAACCATGCGTCGCGGCTTTTGGTGGGGATCAGTTTATTCTCCCCCAGCAGGAAAAAGTGTTTGCAACGTTTTTCTCTGTTTATTACTTTGCTATTAATTTAGGTTCGTTGATCTCGACGTTTGCTACTCCAGAATTGCGACATGGCATTAAATGTTTCGGCGACCAAACTTGTTACTCTGTTGCATTTTTTGTTCCGgctattttaatgatttcatCAATTG TTATTTTTGTACTTGGAAAACCGATGTACAGAATAAAGAAACCCGAAGGAAATGTTATTTTGAGTGTCACCAAATGTATTTAT CATGcgatctataaaaaaatgagcATGAGAAAAATAACCCGTGATCACTGGCTAGATCATGCGGATGATAAATACGACGCAAAGTTGATTTCTGACATAAAGACAACGCTTAAAGTTATCAAACTTCTTATACCGTTGTCACTTTTTTGGGCGCTGTACGACCAGCAGGGATCGCGGTGGATATTCCAGGCGACGAGGATGGATGGCCAGATCGGGAGTTTCGTTCTAAAAGCCGACCAAATGCCAGTTGTCAATCCACTATTCATCGCTATATTCATTCCCATTTTTGAGACTTGTATTTATCCTTTAATggctaaaattaaatttataaatacgcCATTAAAGAAAATGGTCGCCGGTGGGTTTCTCGGCGGTCTCGCGTTTATTGTTTCCGGTATCGTGGAACTGCAACTCGAG aaAACATATCCAGTATTACCGTCCAGCGGATTGGCGCAATTGAGGCTGTTCAATCCAAACAATTGTGATAtaggaattaaattaaataataatcaatctTTCGATATATCGCCATTTGCAATGTGGCAAGacacaaatataaatacaattggTGATAAATCAATCGAATACGAAgcaaatttttcacagtgtggttttgaaaaattaaatcgcg GATTATTAAATCTGACTGAAAAGAAAGCGATGTCCTACGCTTTGATACCTGATTCTAGTCCATATGAATATCAAGACCATGTCAATAAAACAGAAATTGGAAATCCAGCAGTACGGGTACTTACATACAATACTCTGGATACTCCAGCAAttgtacaaataataaatagtaaagaTAAAATTCTTTATAAATCAGTAGTGACTGGCAAAGTCGAGCACTCGCTCTTCGTTCCTCTTGATACAGGAAATTACAGAGTCGAAGTGAACGGAGTCAGCAACGAAATAGTATTACATATGGGCGGCGTTTATACCGTCCAGGCATACGCGTCTAAAGAATTGACTACAGCTAAAATAGTGACAGTAACTCAGCCGAATTCAATGCATATCCTCTGGTTGATTCCTCAATACGTGATCATCACCATAGGCGAAGTGATGCTTGCAATTACAGGATTCGAGTTTGCGTTTACTCAGGCTCCCATCAGCATGAAATCTTTAGTGCAAGCCGGTTGGTTGTTTACTGCTGCCTTGGGTAATTTCATTGTCGTGATAGTTACTGAAGCAAAAATCTTCGATAGACAG gcaaATGAATTTTTCCTTTTCGCTGGACTTATGATTGTCGACATGATGATATTTTCAGTCATGGCCAAATTCTATAGATACATTGTCGTCAATGATAGTGATGATAAGATCACTGATAAGAGTAACGGTACGACACTCAAAGACTATggagaaaataatttgtctttcacaaaaaatgatgaataa